Within Pontibaca methylaminivorans, the genomic segment CGCGATTGCTCGTAAGAGAATGAGTGTCGCGCAGTCCCAAGAATTTTTCCGTTGTACCATGCTGGATACCTGAGGTATTCGGAAGACTTATCTCAGGCAAATAGCTTGATGTTCCAGGTCCATGAAAGAGGATTCTCACGCTTACTCCCTTGCTTTGCCATCGATAGGTTCGTACCGATTCATCCGGCTACGAGTCAACAAATAATTGGTAAAACCCTCACCGACTATCTTAGTTCCTCCAATTATTAAGCCAATCAAGAATGTTTTCTGGCAAGCTTTGCCGTTTAGCATCAAGAACAAGACCTGGCAATGCCTCTTTCAATGCATCTACTTCATTTATAGGACGGCAGCACCCAAAATCCTCAAGATTGGAGTAGAAAGGGTATCGGTCGGTGATTTTGTTTAATTCCTCAGCGATCGGCCGAAAGCATCGTAGCAAAATCTCACGATTTTCGCGTCCAAACACCTCAACCTCTTGGTCTGAGTAGTGCGCAACCCTTGCTCCAGCCGACGACAACCAGCCAACTATTTGACTTGCAGTCTCGCGTTTAAGCTCGTGAAATGCACGCCGCCCAACCTCAGCAAACGCACTTGGCACGGATGGATTCTGATTTTTTGGAATTTTCACATGATTTGGAAAAGAAATTCCGGAGTTCATAATAAAATCATCTACCGACCCTCCCGCCGACTTAACGTCATCGAAGTTTCTTACAATCAGCTTTGCGTCAGGAAAGTGCTCAGAAACCCAGCCCTTTATAAGTTTTGCCTGTTGAATATGGGCACTATTCATATATTCATCAAGTGCTCCTTCAGAGAGCTTAGTAAGCTTAGCACCAAACTTCAATCTCTGTCGGTGCCACGAGGATATATATTCGTCAGGCCGTCGTAAGTTACAGTAGATGGTCACTTCATGATGCGCAAAGCGCCTTGCCAGACGCTTGATACTTTCCTTCTTTTCTGTTAGCCCAAAAAGGGCAAATACTTCAGAGCAAAGGATAACCGACTTTGGGTCGATTGCACTTATTTGGTTATTCAAAGCTTCAAGCATCTGAAAACCGCTCGGCAAGTTCGGATAGTAGGAGGGGACACCATGCCGATCCTCCTCCGTTTTTAGTTTGAGCGCTAATGCGTTGTGGGGCTCAATTATGTTCAGGCTGTCCCCGATAGTGGGCATATCTCGACCTGAAAGGACTACTTGCAAGTTACGTGCCATACCTTGAGATTCAACCGAGGGATATAATATCCCTGCCTGCAGTAGGCGTAGAAAATTACTAGACAAAAAACTTTGAATGGATGTTGAGCCTGTTTTAAAGTGACCAATAAAGATAACTAATTTCAAAATACTCTCCTACAATATTCTGTCATTTTTACCGATAAATATGGACTTTAATCGACTGGCACAGTTTTGGGTAAAAACATCGCTCCTCGAACGACCGACTGGAATATTTTCCTCCGGAGCCTCCAAGGCACATTACCATCTTTCATTTGCTGATGCACACCATAAGTATAGGCTAGTACGCCTAGGATGCCGGACTCGCGTCTACGCCAAGACGTCTCATTGCGGACACCATATTTGAACTTCCACAGACTTTTTTCATCTACCAGCCCGAGATTCACCCCCCGGTTATCGGGTATGTCATGAATTACTCGGCTTTCTGGACAATAGATTCCGGGATAGGATCGCGATAGGCGCCGAGTATATTCCACATCATCGAACCAGATAAAGTAATCCGAGATCGGCAAACCGTGTTTCTCAACTGCCCAACGCGGGATCAGGAGGGATACGAACGAGGCGGAGTCAACTAATGCCCAACCGGAATCAGCTTGCAGGAAACGCGGCCAATCCCAGACCGGGCGTGGTGTGTTCATCTCGCACATGGTACCGTCAATCCACTCTACCCGAGAGCATGCAAAGCTGGGACGCCATTCGGTCGTTACCTGAAACGTGGTGATGGCACTGATCAGCCGTTCGATGGCGTCAGGCTCGGGATAGGCGTCGTCGTCGGAAATCCAGAAATAATGGGCCCCCATAGCATAGGCTGCCTTAAGACCTTCATGAAAGCCGCCGGCACCGCCCATGTTCCTGGGCAGTCGAAGATAGCGAATGCTCAGATCAGCGCGCGCTCGCGCCTCAATTACTTTTTGTGTATCATCGGTCGAAGCATTGTCCACTACCAGGATCGTGTCGGGCCTCCACGTCTGGGTATCAAGCGCATCCAGTACTCTCACCAATTTCGCTGAGCGATTGAATGTTACGATCACTGCAGTCGTCTTGCTTAAGGCATTCATTTGATAAACTACTCTTGCAAGCTCGCCGCTGCATCTTGGTAAACAGGCATCAATATGTCGCGTGCGGTAGGTTCATTCATTATCGCGGACCACGAGCTGACCAAAGCCTCACGCTGGCAGGACAGGAAGTCGGCGTCATGCCAGAGGCGATTTACCGCCCTGACGATCCCTCTGACGCAGGCATGGGGTTCCAAGGGCACTAATAGGTCGGGCGGAATGATCTCGGCTTGCGAGCCAACGTTGGTCGAGATTGGAATGCAGCCCTGTTCCACTGCCTCATAG encodes:
- a CDS encoding glycosyltransferase family 2 protein; protein product: MNALSKTTAVIVTFNRSAKLVRVLDALDTQTWRPDTILVVDNASTDDTQKVIEARARADLSIRYLRLPRNMGGAGGFHEGLKAAYAMGAHYFWISDDDAYPEPDAIERLISAITTFQVTTEWRPSFACSRVEWIDGTMCEMNTPRPVWDWPRFLQADSGWALVDSASFVSLLIPRWAVEKHGLPISDYFIWFDDVEYTRRLSRSYPGIYCPESRVIHDIPDNRGVNLGLVDEKSLWKFKYGVRNETSWRRRESGILGVLAYTYGVHQQMKDGNVPWRLRRKIFQSVVRGAMFLPKTVPVD